The Streptomyces sp. NBC_00691 genome has a segment encoding these proteins:
- a CDS encoding TetR/AcrR family transcriptional regulator: protein MSTSETGRALPDPLLPPKGASGSAGAGTGAASRPSSGAPSDRKRQPSGDDARERAMRAAISVIAEKGTTALRMSDIAARAGMSTGHILYHFGKKDRLLLEVLAWSQADLWARFQEAADRAASPAERLDLFVRFYLPRHQGDERYALWTQVLAQRHDEAGRQILTELLDGWDERLDAIVREGRDLGHFADVDLPEFVIRAVAMLSGLSEDVMFGRSRWQHTSAHAFALSALRRELLPPGQD, encoded by the coding sequence ATGTCCACGTCAGAGACCGGGCGCGCGCTGCCCGACCCCCTCCTCCCGCCGAAAGGCGCGAGCGGGTCGGCGGGCGCCGGGACCGGCGCCGCCTCGCGGCCCTCGTCCGGGGCCCCGAGCGACAGGAAGCGTCAGCCCAGCGGGGACGATGCCCGGGAGCGGGCCATGCGCGCCGCCATCAGCGTCATCGCCGAGAAGGGCACGACCGCCCTGCGGATGTCGGACATCGCCGCGCGGGCCGGCATGAGCACCGGGCACATCCTCTACCACTTCGGCAAGAAGGACCGGCTCCTGCTCGAAGTCCTCGCATGGAGCCAGGCGGACCTCTGGGCCCGGTTCCAGGAGGCCGCCGACCGGGCCGCGTCCCCTGCCGAGAGGCTGGACCTGTTCGTCCGCTTCTACCTGCCGCGCCACCAGGGCGACGAACGCTACGCGCTGTGGACGCAGGTCCTGGCCCAGCGCCACGACGAAGCGGGCCGGCAGATCCTCACGGAACTGCTGGACGGCTGGGACGAGCGCCTGGACGCCATCGTCCGCGAGGGCCGGGACCTGGGACACTTCGCAGACGTGGACCTCCCCGAGTTCGTCATCCGGGCCGTGGCCATGCTGAGCGGGCTCTCCGAGGACGTGATGTTCGGACGGTCCCGGTGGCAGCACACCTCGGCACACGCGTTCGCGCTGTCCGCCCTCCGACGCGAACTGCTTCCTCCGGGGCAGGACTGA
- a CDS encoding NAD-binding protein, with the protein MAALPQQRTTARAAGHMVVCGDDGLARRLAGELRDVYRQRIVLVTADDGSGARASAPGTEPTAEDTTSAGTVLPVRVMTAQAPTRETLLRAGVDRATALALLYEDDETNLRAALAARRLSPGLRLVVRMYNRKLGQHLEEILDQAALVHFPGMDRAALDASTTVLSDADTAAPALAATAVAGTNKVVQADGVLLRAAERTPPGRGESPDPGLCTLALLSSTTADPAGAEGSEGSSPRGPVLLPDDRTVAGSTGRGSVVLETVRHAGPTLPARRLARRGARLRDLFSPRLRWALAGIVTAVLALTVTTTVLTDADPVHAAYITLLDLFSINDPAVDAPTTNQVLQLLSGLVGLALLPLLVAGALEALGTFRDSGGPRRPPRGLSGHVVLLGLGKVGTRVLARLRELDIPVVCVEEDPDARGVALARRLHVPVVLGDVTEDGVLEAAQVHRAHALLALTSSDTTNLEATLSARGVRADLRVALRLYDDDFAAAVHRTLRTAHPRALTRSRSVSHLSAPAFAGAMMGRQVLGAIPVERKVLLFAALLVAGHPPFEGRTVAEAFRPGAWRVLALDTAAPAVRRPDLAAAPHDGEQPQLLWDLHPGYVLRPEDRVVIAATRRGLAELQGRLPGARDPDAAPLRQRTVTGG; encoded by the coding sequence ATGGCCGCACTGCCACAGCAACGGACGACGGCCCGCGCCGCCGGGCACATGGTCGTCTGCGGCGACGACGGCCTCGCCCGCCGGCTGGCCGGCGAGCTGCGCGACGTCTACCGCCAGCGGATCGTCCTGGTCACGGCGGACGACGGGTCCGGGGCACGGGCCTCAGCGCCGGGCACGGAGCCGACGGCCGAGGACACGACGAGCGCGGGCACGGTCCTGCCCGTACGGGTGATGACGGCACAGGCTCCGACGCGGGAGACACTCCTGCGAGCCGGGGTCGACCGGGCGACTGCCCTGGCACTGCTGTACGAGGACGACGAGACGAACCTGCGGGCCGCGCTCGCCGCCCGCAGGCTCAGTCCCGGACTGCGGCTGGTGGTCCGCATGTACAACCGCAAGCTCGGCCAGCACCTGGAGGAGATCCTCGACCAGGCCGCGCTGGTCCACTTCCCCGGCATGGACCGGGCCGCCCTCGACGCCTCCACGACCGTCCTTTCCGACGCGGACACCGCCGCCCCCGCCCTCGCCGCCACCGCCGTCGCCGGGACGAACAAGGTCGTCCAGGCCGACGGCGTCCTCCTGCGGGCCGCCGAACGCACCCCGCCCGGACGCGGCGAGTCACCGGACCCAGGACTGTGCACCCTGGCGCTGCTCTCCTCCACCACCGCCGACCCGGCGGGCGCCGAGGGGTCGGAGGGCAGCAGCCCGCGGGGCCCCGTCCTCCTGCCGGACGACCGGACCGTGGCGGGCAGCACCGGGCGGGGCAGCGTCGTCCTGGAGACCGTCCGCCACGCCGGCCCCACCCTGCCCGCGCGACGGCTGGCCCGGCGCGGAGCACGGCTTCGCGATCTGTTCTCCCCCCGCCTGCGGTGGGCGCTGGCGGGGATCGTCACCGCCGTCCTCGCCCTGACCGTCACCACGACCGTCCTCACCGACGCCGATCCCGTCCACGCCGCCTACATCACGCTCCTCGACCTCTTCTCCATCAACGACCCCGCGGTCGACGCCCCGACGACGAACCAGGTCCTGCAGCTGCTGTCCGGTCTCGTCGGCCTCGCCCTGCTTCCGCTCCTCGTCGCCGGAGCCCTGGAGGCGCTGGGCACCTTCCGCGACTCCGGCGGCCCGCGCCGCCCGCCCCGGGGGCTGTCCGGCCATGTCGTCCTCCTGGGCCTCGGCAAGGTCGGCACACGGGTCCTCGCCCGGCTGCGGGAGCTCGACATCCCCGTCGTCTGCGTCGAGGAGGACCCCGACGCCCGCGGCGTCGCCCTCGCCCGGCGCCTCCATGTGCCGGTCGTCCTGGGGGACGTCACCGAGGACGGCGTCCTGGAGGCGGCACAGGTCCACCGGGCGCACGCGCTGCTCGCACTCACCAGCTCCGACACCACCAACCTGGAGGCCACGCTCTCCGCCCGTGGCGTCCGGGCCGATCTGCGGGTGGCCCTGCGCCTGTACGACGACGATTTCGCCGCCGCCGTCCACCGGACCCTGCGCACGGCCCACCCCCGAGCGCTCACCCGCAGCCGCAGCGTCTCCCACCTCTCCGCCCCGGCCTTCGCGGGCGCCATGATGGGCCGCCAGGTCCTCGGCGCCATCCCCGTCGAGCGGAAGGTCCTGTTGTTCGCCGCCCTCCTGGTCGCCGGTCACCCCCCGTTCGAGGGCCGTACCGTCGCCGAGGCGTTCCGTCCGGGCGCGTGGCGCGTCCTCGCCCTCGACACGGCCGCCCCCGCCGTACGCCGCCCCGACCTCGCCGCCGCACCTCACGACGGCGAACAGCCTCAGCTCCTCTGGGATCTCCACCCCGGCTACGTCCTGAGGCCGGAGGACCGCGTCGTCATCGCCGCCACGCGCCGCGGCCTCGCCGAACTGCAGGGGCGGCTTCCCGGCGCCCGAGACCCTGACGCGGCACCCCTCCGGCAGCGGACGGTCACGGGAGGGTGA
- a CDS encoding PucR family transcriptional regulator: protein MTERVPGEEYLEGYAEILTSVCGTRRRLTREEREMLRSRGERAAAAGIGLRSLVRAQHSAAQRVLSGLPGSVAGHLLGAVEQAVDAFAEGHERAQRLAVRQEEAARREFIDDLLYGRSDLGRLAERAERFGLLLAHAHAVAVAQGREPYGDGYEVSRAVEASLVARFGDRRILLTTKDGRLICVAPADEPEVLTHFAKQAYAATDGGQVAVGRPHPGAGGVVHSYEEALNALDLAARMDLNEPVLHAADLLVYPVLTRDRQAMADLVDTVLGPLQQARGGAQPFLDTLTAYFDTGCVTAQAARRLSLSVRAMTYRLDRIHRLTGADPGDPVQRYTLQTAVIGARLLGWPEQPL, encoded by the coding sequence GTGACGGAGCGAGTACCGGGCGAGGAGTACCTGGAGGGCTACGCCGAGATCCTGACGAGTGTGTGCGGGACCCGGCGCAGGCTGACGCGGGAGGAACGCGAGATGCTCCGCTCCCGCGGGGAGCGGGCCGCGGCGGCCGGCATCGGGCTGCGGTCGCTCGTGCGCGCCCAGCACTCCGCAGCGCAGCGGGTGCTCTCGGGGCTGCCGGGGTCGGTCGCCGGTCATCTCCTCGGCGCCGTGGAGCAGGCGGTCGACGCCTTCGCCGAGGGGCATGAGCGGGCGCAGCGCCTGGCGGTACGTCAAGAGGAGGCGGCACGGCGCGAGTTCATCGACGACCTGCTGTACGGCCGGAGCGATCTCGGTCGTCTCGCCGAGCGGGCCGAACGCTTCGGGCTGCTCCTCGCCCACGCCCACGCCGTGGCCGTCGCCCAGGGACGGGAGCCGTACGGCGACGGGTACGAGGTCTCCCGTGCCGTGGAGGCCTCGCTCGTGGCACGGTTCGGCGACCGCCGCATCCTGCTCACCACCAAGGACGGCCGGCTGATCTGTGTCGCGCCGGCCGACGAACCCGAGGTGCTCACCCACTTCGCCAAGCAGGCGTACGCGGCGACCGACGGAGGCCAGGTCGCCGTCGGCCGGCCGCACCCCGGTGCGGGGGGCGTGGTCCACTCGTACGAGGAGGCCCTCAACGCCCTCGACCTCGCAGCCCGCATGGACCTGAACGAACCGGTCCTGCACGCCGCCGATCTCCTCGTCTACCCCGTCCTGACCCGCGACCGACAGGCCATGGCCGACCTCGTGGACACCGTCCTCGGCCCGCTCCAGCAGGCCCGCGGCGGCGCGCAGCCGTTCCTGGACACCCTCACCGCGTATTTCGACACCGGCTGCGTGACCGCGCAGGCGGCCCGCCGCCTCAGTCTCAGCGTGCGGGCCATGACGTACCGCCTCGACCGCATCCACCGCCTCACCGGCGCGGACCCCGGCGATCCCGTCCAGCGCTACACCCTGCAGACCGCCGTCATCGGCGCCCGTCTCCTGGGCTGGCCCGAACAGCCGCTGTGA
- a CDS encoding flotillin family protein gives MSPVLTAVVGIVVLVVLLGLVVVTRYKVAGPSEAFIITGRRGKQATDPATGRVFTDNSGQKVVVGGGVFVVPFVQQKFTLDLSSRHIPVAVRGAVTLRGVKAHLEGVAIVKVGGTEDSIRAAAQRFLMQQNGIVGFTQEVLSGALRSIVGRMSVEDIIRDRAAFAGQVAEEAEASLSGQGLVLDAFQIQDITTEGSYLEDLGRPEAARAKQEADIAEAVARRAAEQARLKAEEEIAIAQRTLYLKQAEIKAQTDEAAAQANAAGPLAEAARQQDILTEQEKVAARQAELTDRQLDTQVRKPADAARYQAEQEAEARRIALVKEAEADAQRARLTGEGEKAHRAALADAVRIEGEAHAAAITAKGTAEADAMRKKADAYAQYGDAAVLQMLVEVLPQIVAKASEPLSAVDKMTVISTDGASRLTRTVTDNVAQGMELLTSTTGIDLAQLLQDITRKTEPAPAATSAPVEITG, from the coding sequence ATGAGCCCTGTTCTGACCGCTGTCGTGGGAATAGTCGTCCTCGTCGTCCTGCTCGGCCTCGTCGTCGTCACGCGCTACAAGGTGGCCGGCCCCAGCGAGGCCTTCATCATCACCGGCCGGCGCGGCAAGCAGGCCACCGACCCGGCCACGGGGCGGGTGTTCACGGACAACAGCGGCCAGAAGGTCGTGGTCGGCGGCGGCGTGTTCGTCGTCCCCTTCGTCCAGCAGAAGTTCACCCTCGACCTGTCCAGCCGCCACATCCCCGTCGCGGTCCGCGGCGCGGTCACCCTGCGCGGAGTGAAGGCCCACCTCGAAGGCGTCGCCATCGTCAAGGTCGGCGGCACCGAGGACTCCATCCGCGCCGCGGCACAACGCTTCCTCATGCAGCAGAACGGCATCGTCGGCTTCACCCAGGAAGTACTCTCCGGCGCCCTGCGCTCCATCGTGGGCCGGATGTCGGTCGAGGACATCATCCGCGACCGGGCCGCGTTCGCCGGGCAGGTGGCCGAGGAAGCCGAAGCCAGCCTCTCCGGCCAGGGCCTGGTCCTGGACGCCTTCCAGATCCAGGACATCACCACCGAAGGCTCCTACCTCGAAGACCTCGGCCGCCCCGAAGCCGCCCGCGCCAAGCAGGAGGCCGACATCGCCGAAGCCGTCGCCCGCCGCGCCGCCGAACAGGCACGCCTCAAAGCCGAGGAAGAGATCGCCATCGCCCAGCGCACCCTCTACCTCAAGCAGGCCGAGATCAAGGCCCAGACCGACGAGGCCGCCGCCCAGGCCAACGCCGCCGGCCCCCTCGCCGAAGCCGCCCGCCAACAGGACATCCTCACCGAACAGGAGAAGGTCGCCGCACGCCAGGCCGAACTCACCGACCGCCAGCTCGACACCCAGGTCCGCAAGCCCGCCGACGCCGCCCGCTACCAGGCCGAACAGGAAGCCGAAGCCCGTCGCATCGCCCTCGTGAAGGAAGCCGAGGCCGACGCCCAGCGCGCCAGGCTCACCGGCGAGGGCGAGAAGGCCCACCGCGCCGCCCTCGCCGACGCCGTACGCATCGAGGGCGAAGCCCACGCCGCCGCCATCACCGCGAAGGGCACCGCCGAAGCCGACGCCATGCGCAAGAAGGCCGACGCCTACGCCCAGTACGGCGACGCCGCCGTCCTCCAGATGCTCGTCGAAGTCCTGCCCCAGATCGTGGCCAAGGCATCCGAACCGCTCTCCGCCGTCGACAAGATGACCGTCATCTCCACCGACGGAGCAAGCCGGCTCACCCGCACCGTCACCGACAACGTCGCCCAAGGCATGGAACTCCTCACCTCCACCACCGGAATCGACCTCGCGCAGCTCCTCCAGGACATCACCCGGAAGACGGAGCCCGCACCGGCCGCGACGAGCGCACCGGTCGAGATCACCGGCTGA
- a CDS encoding amidase, with product MTRGFDVVETCIADLRAALEKGETTAVGLLDAYLARIDAYDRPGTATALNAMVVMNPHARAEAEASDARRARGETLGPLDGIPYTAKDSYLAEGLTAASGSPAFEHLVAQRDAFAIERLRAGGAVLIGLTNMPPMANGGMQRGVYGRAESPYSADWLTSAYGSGSSNGSGTATAASFGAFGLGEETWSSGRAPASNNALCAYTPSRGVISVRGNWPLVPTMDVVVPHTRTMADLLELLDVVVADDPQTRGDLWRAQPWVELPSASQVRPASYPALAPADAEAASDALAGKRVGVPRMYINADPDAGTNPEGGIGGQTGQRIDTRPSVIALWEAARRDLEAAGAEVVEVDFPVVSHYESDRPGTPSLLTRGLVGREYLTFEIEDLSAWAWDDFLRANGDPALSTLADVDGSRIWPKREGELPDRYDGFDDTIGDYPRFVRERPYASLADMPHLEQGLRGLEETRRVDLELWMDGLGLDAVVFPAVADVGPADMDVDTASADLGWRNGVWVANGNLVPRHLGIPTVTVPMGAMTDTGMPVGLTFAGRAYDDNALLTLAAAFEKTGDRRTVPPRTPRLTAE from the coding sequence ATGACGCGCGGATTCGATGTCGTGGAGACCTGTATCGCCGACCTGCGCGCGGCACTGGAGAAGGGCGAGACGACCGCGGTCGGGCTGCTCGACGCCTATCTCGCGCGGATCGACGCGTACGACCGACCCGGTACGGCCACGGCGCTGAACGCGATGGTCGTGATGAACCCGCACGCGCGGGCGGAAGCGGAGGCATCCGACGCCCGCCGCGCCCGCGGCGAGACGCTGGGCCCGCTGGACGGCATCCCGTACACCGCCAAGGACAGCTACCTCGCCGAAGGGCTCACCGCCGCGTCCGGCTCTCCGGCCTTCGAGCACCTCGTGGCCCAGCGCGACGCCTTCGCCATCGAGCGGCTGCGCGCGGGCGGCGCGGTCCTCATCGGCCTGACCAACATGCCGCCGATGGCGAACGGCGGCATGCAGCGCGGTGTGTACGGCCGCGCGGAGAGCCCGTACAGCGCCGACTGGCTCACCAGCGCCTACGGCTCCGGCTCCTCCAACGGCTCCGGCACCGCGACGGCGGCCTCGTTCGGCGCGTTCGGCCTCGGCGAGGAGACCTGGTCCTCGGGCCGCGCCCCCGCCTCGAACAACGCGCTGTGCGCCTACACCCCCAGCCGCGGCGTGATCTCGGTCCGCGGCAACTGGCCACTGGTGCCCACCATGGACGTCGTCGTCCCGCACACCCGCACCATGGCCGATCTGCTCGAACTGCTCGACGTCGTCGTCGCCGACGACCCGCAGACGCGCGGCGACCTGTGGCGCGCCCAGCCGTGGGTGGAGCTGCCCTCGGCTTCGCAGGTGCGCCCCGCCTCCTACCCGGCCCTCGCACCCGCCGACGCGGAGGCCGCGTCCGACGCCCTCGCCGGCAAGCGCGTCGGCGTGCCCCGGATGTACATCAACGCCGACCCCGACGCCGGGACCAACCCCGAAGGGGGCATAGGAGGTCAGACCGGGCAGCGCATCGACACGCGCCCGTCGGTGATCGCCCTGTGGGAAGCCGCCCGCCGTGACCTGGAGGCCGCCGGCGCCGAGGTCGTCGAGGTCGACTTCCCCGTCGTGTCCCACTACGAGTCCGACCGACCCGGAACGCCCTCCCTGCTCACCCGCGGACTGGTCGGCCGCGAGTACCTCACCTTCGAGATCGAGGACCTGTCCGCCTGGGCCTGGGACGACTTCCTGCGCGCCAACGGCGACCCGGCGCTCTCCACCCTGGCCGACGTCGACGGCAGCCGCATCTGGCCCAAGCGGGAGGGCGAGCTGCCCGACCGGTACGACGGCTTCGACGACACGATCGGCGACTACCCCCGCTTCGTGCGCGAGCGACCGTACGCCTCCCTCGCCGACATGCCGCACCTCGAACAGGGGCTGCGCGGTCTTGAGGAGACGCGTCGGGTGGACCTGGAGCTGTGGATGGACGGCCTCGGCCTGGACGCGGTGGTCTTCCCCGCGGTCGCCGATGTGGGCCCCGCGGACATGGATGTCGACACGGCGTCCGCCGACCTCGGCTGGCGCAACGGCGTCTGGGTCGCCAACGGCAACCTGGTCCCGCGCCACCTCGGCATCCCGACCGTGACCGTCCCCATGGGCGCGATGACCGACACCGGCATGCCCGTCGGGCTGACCTTCGCGGGCCGCGCCTACGACGACAACGCCCTGCTCACCCTCGCCGCCGCCTTCGAGAAGACCGGCGACCGGCGCACGGTCCCGCCGCGCACGCCGCGCCTGACGGCGGAGTGA
- a CDS encoding DUF2690 domain-containing protein produces the protein MKAYVRKAATLGSTFALAVSGLVLSTTPASAATSCYASSCEGLDPSTTVCQNDAKTVATTDYPGVELRYSPTCRAAWARYSRGAAFSMNVTVERWNGSTGTERYRTYYSGNGAGVWTRMVNDAGLQARACGRESDGWGCSGAY, from the coding sequence ATGAAGGCGTACGTCCGCAAGGCCGCGACGCTCGGGTCCACATTCGCGCTGGCCGTGTCCGGCCTGGTGCTGTCGACGACGCCCGCCTCTGCGGCGACCTCGTGCTACGCGTCGAGCTGTGAGGGCCTCGACCCGTCCACCACCGTCTGCCAGAACGACGCGAAGACCGTGGCGACCACCGACTACCCCGGGGTGGAGCTGCGCTACAGCCCCACCTGCCGTGCCGCGTGGGCGCGTTACAGCCGTGGCGCGGCCTTCTCCATGAACGTCACGGTCGAACGGTGGAACGGCTCGACGGGCACCGAGAGGTACCGCACGTACTACAGCGGCAACGGTGCCGGTGTCTGGACCCGGATGGTCAACGACGCCGGTCTGCAGGCGCGTGCCTGTGGCCGCGAGTCCGACGGCTGGGGCTGCTCGGGCGCCTACTAG
- a CDS encoding DUF2690 domain-containing protein, with product MKPFARRLATATTAFALTASGLALSAGPASAATSCYAQSCQGLDPATTVCQNDARTVLWDGWLNVELRYSPSCRAAWARLGSGAAPTDLKIQNTMGVAFYAHYAGNGVSAWTKMVNDKDLKAWACGYKNNSDQFSCTSQY from the coding sequence TTGAAGCCGTTCGCCCGCCGTCTCGCCACCGCCACCACCGCCTTCGCCCTCACCGCCTCCGGTCTCGCCCTGTCCGCGGGACCGGCCTCCGCTGCCACCTCCTGCTACGCGCAGAGCTGCCAGGGCCTCGACCCGGCCACCACCGTCTGCCAGAACGACGCGAGGACCGTGCTGTGGGACGGCTGGCTCAACGTGGAGCTGCGCTACAGCCCCTCCTGCCGCGCCGCCTGGGCCCGCCTCGGCAGCGGTGCCGCGCCCACCGACCTCAAGATCCAGAACACCATGGGGGTCGCCTTCTACGCCCACTACGCGGGCAACGGCGTCTCCGCCTGGACCAAGATGGTCAACGACAAGGACCTCAAGGCGTGGGCCTGCGGCTACAAGAACAACTCCGACCAGTTCTCCTGCACCAGCCAGTACTGA